ACCGTGACGGGATGGGGGTCCAGCCACTCGGGCGAAGGTTCCCCCCCGTCGGACCTCTCGGAGGTCATCTCCGTGGGAGGCGGCTTCACGCACAGCTATGCCCTCACGAAGTCGGGCCAGGTGCGCTGCTGGGGCGGTGGCCACGGTCAGTGCGACCTGCCCGCGGAGGCCCTGTCCCAGGTCGCGCAGGTCGTGACCATCGTGGACGGATTCTGGGGCATGGTGCTCAAGCAGGACGGCACCCTGGTTTCCTGGAGGGGAGAGAATACCGAGGGTCAGGGGATCGTTCCGCCTCCCCAGGGCCTCGTCCTGGCGGTGCCGCCCCGCTAGTCCGGGGCGGATCCACATCACAGTGAAGTGAAGAAGCGGTCTGGGAGGATGAATTCCCAGGCCGCTTCGTCGTCTGGAGAGCCACCGGACGCACCGCCGAGCCCCACTGAGGGCCAGGTGTGGATGGCGTCGCGCCGGCCGGAGCGCGCTCACCAGGAAGAACCCACCCATGATGACCCTGAAGACGCGAGGCAGCGTGCTCTGCGCGCTCCTGATGGCTGTTGTGTTGTCCGCTTGCGATCCCGACGCCGAGGACCCCAAGAAGGATCCGGTAGGCAACGAGCCCCGGCCCGGCCGGGTGACGGGCGTCGTGCTGTCGGAGGAGGGCGACCCGCTCAAGGACTTCGAAGTCACGCTCCTGGAGACCGACACGACGGTCATCTCGGATGCGCAGGGCAAGTTCACCTTCGAGTCGCTCAAGCCGGGCAACTACACCCTGATGGCCTCGGGGCCGGGCTACGACATCGAGCAGCAGGAGGTCGAGGTAGAAGCGGGCATGACCATCGCCATGTCCTTCAACCTGAAGGCCACCCTCATCCAGGTGTCAGGCAAGGCGCAGGATGCGGCCGGAGCGGCGCTCGTCGGCGTCTACATCTCCATCCTGGACTACGAGACGAACGAGGTCCTGGAGCGCGCCACCACGAACACGTCCGGGGAATTCTCCGTGGACCTGGCGCCCGGCCTCTACACGATTGAAGCCGAGCGCGATGGCTTCAAGACCTGGTCCGACATGCTGATCGTGATCCAGGACATGGATCCCGTGAGCATCACCCTGCAGCCGGAGGGGTGACGGAAGCAGCGGTGCGCCCGGCGGGAAGGCCGGGCGCTTCGTGGCGTCTTTCAGTCCGTGTACGCGAAGGCGTGCCAGGACAGGTCCGGGCTGCCGCGGAAGAGGAAGATGGCCGCGCGTCCGGAGAGGTTGCCCACTGCGGCCCAGGTGTCCTTGAGCGCGCGCGGATCCAGCCCCAGGCGCGCGGGCGGCTTGCCGTACTTCTTCTCCATCTCCGCGATGGGCAGCACTTCGATGTCGTAGAGGGTGATGAGGTCCGTGCGCCGCGCGCGCAGCTGCTTCACCCACGCCTGGATCAGCTCATCCGGAGTGTTGAAGCGCTTGTCCTCCAACTGGAACGGGTAGATCAGCTCCGCGGACGCGTTGCGCACATCCCCCGTCAGCAGGCTCTGGAAGAGGAAGCGCGCCTCGTTGTGGATCACCGAGCGGGCGATGCCCTCGGGGGACAGGTCCTCCTCGGTGGGGCGCGCGGCTTCGCGGCCCGGGCCCAACTGGACGCTGCCCGCGGTGGAGGGGAGAGCCGGCGTGGGCGGACGTGCCGTGGGAGCCATGGGCACGGAGCCCGGGGGCGGGGTGGGGGCGGGCGTCGCCTTGCGAGGGGCCGGAGTGGGAGCCGCCGGAGTCTGGGCCGCGGGGGGCTGGGCCGTGGCGGGTGCGGGCGTCGGAGCCGGGGTGGGCTCGGCGGGGGCGGGCGCCGGGGTGGGCTCGGCGGGGGCGGGCGTGGCGGCGGCGGGAGCGGTGTCCTGGGCGAGGGCGGGCGCGCAGAGAAGGACGAGCAGGGCCAGGGGCCAGCGACGCATGAAACCTCCGGAGGGAAGCGCGGCAGCGTAGCAGAGGACGCCGGGCCGGGGTCCTCCGAGCAAGCGGGCATCGGACGGTCTCTTCGGATGCCACAACGCACCGCGTGCATGTGGGGGCGGACGTTGGTATGGGGGGCGCCCGATGCCCAAGCGTACCGATATCCGGAAGGTTCTCGTGATTGGCTCGGGCCCGATTGTCATCGGGCAGGCCGTCGAGTTCGACTACTCAGGCACCCAGGCGATCAAGGCGCTTCGGGACGAGGGCGTGGAGGTGGTGCTGCTCAACAGCAACCCCGCCACGGTGATGACGGACCCAGAGTTCGCGCACCGCACCTACATTGAACCCATCACCGTGGAAGCGGCGGAGAAGATCCTCGCCGCCGAGCGCCCGGACTCCCTGCTGCCGACCATGGGCGGGCAGACGGCGCTGAACCTGGCCAAGGCGCTCGCGGAGCGCGGCATCCTGGAGAAGTACGGGGTGCGGCTCATCGGCGCGTCCCTGGAGGCCATCAACAAGGCCGAGGACCGCCAGCTCTTCAAGGCGGCCATGCAGAAGATCGGCGTGGCGCTGCCCAAGAGCGGCTACGCGACGACGCTCACGGACGCCATGGCGCTGGTGGAGGAGATTGGCTTCCCGGCCATCATCCGCCCGTCCTTCACGCTGGGCGGCACCGGCGGCGGCATCGCGTACAACCGCGAGGAGTTCGAGGCCATCTGCCGCTCGGGCCTCAAGGCGAGCCCCACCTCCACCATCCTCGTGGAGGAGAGCGTGCTCGGCTGGAAGGAGTACGAGCTGGAGGTGGTCCGCGACTCCGCGGACAACGTCATCATCATCTGCTCCATCGAGAACCTGGACCCGATGGGCGTGCACACCGGTGACTCCATCACCGTGGCGCCCGCGCAGACGCTGACGGACCGTGAGTACCAGCGCATGCGGCAGGCGTCGCTGGCCATCATCCGCGAGATTGGCGTCGACACGGGCGGCTCCAACATCCAGTTCGGCATCCACCCGCGCGACGGCCGCATGGTCGTCATTGAAATGAACCCGCGCGTGTCGCGCTCCAGCGCGCTGGCGTCCAAGGCGACGGGCTACCCCATCGCGAAGGTCGCCGCGAAGCTGGCGCTGGGCTACACGCTGGATGAGCTGCGCAATGACATCACCCGCGACACGCCGGCCTCCTTCGAGCCGACGCTGGACTACGTGGTGGTGAAGGTGCCGCGCTTCAACTTCGAGAAGTTCCCCAAGGCGGACCGCACGCTGACCACGAGCATGCGCTCGGTGGGCGAGGTGATGGCCATTGGCCGCACCTTCCCCGAGGCGTACATGAAGGCGCTGCGCTCCATGGAGCTGGGGCGCGTGGGCCTGGAGTCGCCGGAGCTGCCCACGGAGAAGGAGGAGCGCGAGAAGGTCCTGCACGAGGGCCTGCGCGTGCCCCGTCCGGAGCGCCCCTGGTTCGTGGCGCAGGCCTTCCGCGAGGGCATGACGGTGGAGCAGGTGCACCAGCTCTCCGCCATCGACCCGTGGTTCCTGCGGCACATCGAGGCGCTGGTGCGCGAGGCGCAGTCGCTGGCGGACATTGGCCGCCTGGACCACCTGGCGGACGACGTGCTCCGTCAGGCCAAGGCGCACGGCTTCTCCGACAAGTACCTGGGCAACCTGATGGGCTACCCGGAGGCGGAGGTGCGGGCGCACCGGCACGCGCGCGGCATCCGCCCGGTGTTCAAGCGGGTGGACACCTGCGCCGCGGAGTTCGAGGCGTACACGCCCTACCTCTACTCCACCTACGAGGAGGAGGACGAGGCGCCCCCCACGGACCGGCAGAAGGTCCTCATCCTGGGCAGCGGTCCCATCCGCATCGGCCAGGGCATCGAGTTCGACTACGCGTGCGTGCACGCGGCCTTCGCGCTGCGCGAGGCCGGGTACGAGACGGTGATGGTCAACTGCAACCCGGAGACGGTGTCCACGGACTACGACACGTCCGACCGCCTCTACTTCGAGCCGCTGACGATCGAGGACGTGCTGGAGGTGTCCCAGCGCGAGAAGCCGGTGGGCGCCATCGTGCAGTTCGGCGGGCAGACGCCGCTGCGCCTGAGCGTGCCGCTGGAGCAGGCGGGGCTGCCGATTCTTGGCACGTCGCCGGACGCCATCGACCGGGCGGAGGACCGCGAGAAGTTCGCGAAGCTGATCGAGAAGCTGGGCCTGAAGCAGCCGGAGAACGGCGTCGCGCGCAGCCACGCGGAGGCCTTCAAGGTGGCCGAGCGCATTGGCTACCCGGTGATGGTGCGTCCGTCGTACGTGCTGGGCGGCCGGGCGATGGAGACGGTCTACGACGCGGCCAGCCTGGAGCGCTACATGCGCGAGGCGGTGAGCGCGTCGCCGGAGCACCCGGTGCTCATTGACCGCTTCCTGAAGGACGCCATCGAAGTGGACCTGGACCTGGTGGCGGACCGCACGGGGCAGGTGCTGATTGGCGGCGTGCTGGAGCACATCCAGGAGGCGGGCGTGCACTCGGGTGACGCGGCGGCGACGCTGCCTCCGCACTCGCTGTCGCCGGACCTGGTGGAGCGGATGAAGGACCAGGCCATCTCCATGGCGCGCGAGCTGGGCGTGGTGGGGCTGATGAACGTGCAGTTCGCCATCCAGGGGAAGAACATCTACATCCTGGAGGTGAACCCGCGCGCGAGCCGCACGGTGCCGTTCATCTCCAAGGCGACGGGCGTCCCGATGGCGAAGATCGCGGCGCTCTGCATGGTGGGCAAGACGCTGAAGGAGCTGGGCCGCACGGAGGAGCCGGAGTTCCGGCACGTGGCGGTGAAGGAGAGCGTCTTCCCGTTCGCACGCTTCGCTGGCGTGGACGTGATTCTGGGCCCGGAGATGAAGTCCACGGGTGAGGTCATGGGCCTGGCGGAGGACTACGCGTCCGCGTTCGCGAAGAGCCAGCTGGCGGCGGGCGTGAAGCTGCCCAAGAGCGGCCGGGTGTTCATCTCCGTGAAGGACGAGGACAAGCCGGCGGTGGTGGACCTGGCGAAGCGCCTGCGGTCGATGGGCTTCAGCCTGACGGCGACGGCGGGCACGCACGACTACCTGCTGACGAAGGGCATCGAGTCGCAGCGGGTGCAGAAGGTGAAGGAGGGCCGGCCGAACATCGTCGACAAGATCGTCGACGGGGAGATCGTCCTGGTCATCAACACCACCTTCGGCAAGCAGGAGATCGCGGACAGCTTCTCCATCCGGCGTGAGGCGCTGATGCACTCGGTGCCGTACTACACGACGGTGCAGGCGGCGCGCATGGCGGTGGGCGCGCTGGAGTCGCTGAAGCGCTCGGAGCTCGCGGTGAAGCCGCTGCAGGCGTACCTGTACGGCGAGAACGGCGTGCCGCAGGCGCGCCGGTAGGATTCACTTTCAATCCGTCTCCTGGATGCCCTCTCTTCGCATCCAGGAGACAGGGTCGTGCCACACCTGGACCTGCCTGGGGTTGCAAAGCCTTGGGACTCTGGTACTAGTGTGAGTCCGTAGTTGTTGTCGCTCCCCTTCATTCGAGTCGACCCCGAGGCCCGATTCCTCTCAAGAGGAGTCTGCCCTCAGGGCTGCTTGCAGCAACGGCCATGAAGGGCCGCCCCGACCACCGGGGCTCCTTTCCACACATTCGAGAATGACAGGCGCGCGCGTCCCTGGACGTGCGCGCCATGAGGAGACGTGCGCGTGATGAACGTCCGTTGGATGGTTGTATGTCTTTTCATCTGGGTGCTGGCGTGTACGCCGCAGGGGGAACCCGAGCAGGCACCGCCGCCTCAAGCCGAGCCCGAAGGCCGTGTCGTCACGGAATGGCGGCCCAAGGCTCAAAGCCTGGACGCACCCAAAAGAGAAGTCGGTGAATCGTGCGTTGATGGAGGCGACAGCGCCTGTGTGAGCGGCCGCTGCGTGCACGCTCCAGGAGCTGGTTTGGGCCAGGGCTACTTCTGTACCCGGGCCTGTACACAGGCATCGGAGTGCCCGGCGACATGGCCTTGCGTGATTCTGGACCCGAACACGCAGGAGGGGTTGTGTCAGCCGCGTCTGGCCGCGGAGCCGTCGAAGGACGAGCGCAATGAGTGATTTTCGAGGGGGAAGCGCCGTGGAAGACACCAGAAACACATTGAAGAAGAAGTGGAGTAGGGGAGCCGTCCGGGGAGTGATGGCCTGCGGCCTGGTGTTGGTGGGAATTGGAGTGGCTTGGGCAACCGAGACACTCAGCGAGGCGGAGGTGCAGCAGCGCGTGGATCAGGCTCCGCTCAGCCCGGCTCCACCATTGGGAGGACCCAGCAGTGCGGGGGTGTCCGGAGCCGTGCCCGTACCCGTGGGCTCGCTGCGCCCGACCTATTCGGAGACGGACTTCAGCTTGTCCTCGGCGATCGGGGACTTTGCGTTGACCCGTACCTTCTCCGCATCGACCAAGGCGAACGCGCTTGGAACTCCCGAGCAGAAGCTGCTCACCCCCTTCGGCCGCGTGATGATGGGACCGGATGGAGGGGGCAACTCCTACCGCTGGACGCACAACCTGTACAGCTATGTCCTGACGAGCGTCCATGAGGAGATGGACTCCTCGGGCACGGAGAGAATAGACACCACCATCTGCAACATAGTGACACCTGCTGGAAGCTCCTTGCGCTTCAGCCCTTGCGATAAGACCGAGCCGGGACGGTTCGCGACCTCCAGCTCCGATCAGCACGTCAAGCTGCGCTGGGATGGGAATGGCTTCACGCTCATCAGCCCCGAGGGACGCTTTCGTTATACCCACGCTGTCGCGGTAGGCGGCCAGACGCAAAACTTCCCGCCGACCACTCGATGGGGTTCAGCCTATTTCCTGACGGACATCGAGCCGACCAGCTACGGGACGACCACGACCGCGGGCTCCAACGGCCGACGCATCATTGCATCCATTCAGTACTACTCGGCGAAGCCGCTGGGGTGCACCGACCCTGCGGCGACGTTCGGGAACCCTTCGCAACTCATCCAGTACGTCAACCTGGCAAACGGTTCCCGGCTGGCTTTCTCCTATGTGAGCCGCCCCACCCAGGACACCATCCTGCAAGACGAAGACAATCCTTTGTACTCCACCCACGAATGTGTGCTCGACAAGGTCGACCAGGAAGAGGGCACTTCTGGGACGGGGCTGGGAACGCGCAACATCGTCACATACGACTACGCGATGCATAACAGTTCCGGGCAGGAAATATCCCACCCAGCGGGGATGTTGGGAGGGGCTCGCTTCTTCGTAGGTGTGTCTCAGGACGTGCCCGTCGGAGCGGAAGCGCCGGTGCCCACCCGGATGCGCTACACCTGGGCCGATCAAGAAAGCCTCAACCAGGTCACGTGGAGAGTGTTTCGCAATGACGAAATGCTCTCCCACAAACGACTGCACCGGAAAATGTTCTACATCCTTGAGGATGGCCAGTCGAACACGCACTTGAATCCGCAGTCGGTCACTGCGGAGGTGGTCGGTTCTGGTCCCAACTGCGGGCCCGGCGTGCTGAGCGGGTCGTGCGCGTCCTCGCAGAAGCAGAACTTCACCGAGAATGTCCGTGCTGGCGACGGCTCCTTCCTATATTCGAGTCCATTGGCGCGTGTATTCGTGGCCCACCAATCAAAGACCCACGGCGTCTACACGTCGGCGTCGGAGGTGCGGTGCGGCATGAATGGCGTCAATAACGATTCGTTCTGCAAAGGGGTGGGTATCAGCCTGACGCCACAACATTCGCGAGCGTGGGGCATTGATGCATTGCCAAAAGAACAAGTCACGGAACGCAAGACCTCAATGGCCAGTTCCCAAAAGGACGCGCGAGGTGCCTATGCCGTATTCACGAACCAGCTCGCGACAAAAGGCACCAGTAGGAATGAAGTGCCTTGGGATCCAGATAGCTTCTTCCTCCCGCCAGGCGAGATGATCCGAGCTGACTTCGGGGCCGTGGATGTGGCAGGCAATGGCGCATTGCTCACGAAATTCTACTCCTATGAGTATGGCCGGGCAGGGACGTATCCTGGTTATGAGCAGCAACTGAAGACGGAGACCTCGACGTCCGCCATGCTGGGCCAACCGGGAGTGGACCGGCAAGCAAAGTGGACCTACCAGTATGAATCCACGACGAACCGGCTGATGGCCAAGGTTCGAGGTGGGTACACCTGGGACTTCACGACGGGCTTCGGCGCGCCCGTTTACAAGTACCAGGCCACTTTCTACCGCACCTACCGCGCATGCTCGGGCGAGACGCCAGCGGCGGCGGATCCGCAGGCTCGCGTCGTCGAGGTCGAAGGGCCCTGCTGGGTTGCAGCCGAAGACTCGACGTCATGCTTGGATTCGGGCCCCCTGACTCAATACTTCTATGGGGCGGCGAACGCGCCCAACGGCCAGCAGCAACGCCTGATCCGCAAGCGCGTCTCCGCGAACGTCACGAAATCCACGTCTCCGACGTGCAGATACTCGAACTGGCTGGAAACGACCTATGACGCCTACGACGAGCAGGGGCACCTGCTGCGGACGACAGACCCTGCTTATGTCCGGACTCATTATGCCTACATTGCGGGCAAGCTGGTCCGAAAGACAGTGAAGTCAAGAGGGGGAGCATTGCCAGACCTCGTCACGGACTATGGCTATGACAATGGCCAGCACGGCGACTACATCCGCTACCCGGATGGCCGCTACGAGGTGCAGTGCTACCGCTCAGGTGCATGGAATGGGTGCACGGGCGGTACGCTGACCGACAAGCTCCAATGGAAAGCGACGGCACCGACCGCGAACGGCCTGAACTACAGCGAGCGCGTGAACTATTTCTACCAGTACGGGCGCCTCGTCAAAGAGGAGACGCTGGCGGCGGGGGGCGGGGTTCGTGCTCGGAGGACGTATGATGCGGATCCGCTGGGCCGCCCGACGTACCAGGGCGTCGGAGAGGAGTTGGGGGGGGCCTCAAATGGTGATTTCACCTACTCGTCGACGCGCCTCTTCGACCCGGAGAACAACCTGATTCGTGAGGGTCTGCCGTACCTCAGCAGCGCCGGTCGTCCTCCTGCGTTCTGCGGAGGGTTCAACACGACCAGCGGGGCGCTCAATGCCCTGCCACCCGAATGCCGGGCCTTCGAATACGACCGGCTCAACCGGCTGGTGATGATGCTGGAGGCGGCGGGGCCGATGGGCGGGAGCGCCCCTTCCGCCACGCATGTGGCATACGACGTGGCAGGGAACGTCCGGAGCATCAAACATGGCTGCTCCGCAGGCTCCACGATGGGCAGCTGCGGGAACCAGCCAGCGGTGGACTACCTCCACGACGACTTCGGGAATCTGTTGGAGGTGAAGACCCCATGGGGCGCGTCCGCTTCGTCAGGTCCGAGCGTCACACGGTTTGCCTATGACTCTCTGGGCAATCCGACGGTCAAGCAAACGTCGCAGATGGCTCAGTCCGGAAGCTGGACGGCATTTTCTCATGACGCGCTCGGGAGGCTTCGTGTGGCGGATGCCCGCCGGAGCACCCAGACGGAGCGGCTCTTCCAAACCTTCTATGAAGACCATTTTCCCGGTCTTCCTTCGGGGTGCCCGGATTCGCACTACGGTCAGCCGCACTACACGGTGGATTCTTTCGGGGCGACCTGGTTCCAGTATGACGCCTTCGGCCGGTTGACCGCGAAGTTCCGGGTTCGTGGCGCGGAAACAAGCCCACCTTCGCGACCGTGCAACACGTCAGCGTACGCTCCCGGAAAGGACAGCCCGAATCACATCTTCAACTACGACCTGGCTGGCCGTTTGGTGTTCGAAATCTATCCGTATGGCCGTGGCATCGAGTACCGTTACCACGCAGCCAGCACGGGCATGCCCCACCGGGTCAGTTCAATCTACGCTGCCCACCTCTATCCGGGAGGAGGGTCCAGCATCGACCCATTGATCACCGGCGTCGAGTGGGAGCCCTACGGAGGGGTGAAGAGCTACTGGGTCCATTCCCGTGGTGAAACGGGTGTACCCACCGTGGCGAAGATTCAATACCACCAGGGCGGGAAGAACACGGCTTTGGGAAACTGCTCGCAAACCGCTTTCTCCCAGGTCGTGGATGGGGTCGGTAGTCCTCCGTTCGGACGGCTCTCCGGCTTGAGCGTGACGCGGGCAAACCTGGGAGACGTCTTCAAGCGGACCTACCGTTATCGTGCGGATCTGTTGCTCGACGAGGACACGTGCGTTCTCCAGAGTTCGAGCACTGCCATACCCAGCACGCAATACTACGGTTCTGAGTCGGGAGCGTCCGGGTTTGATGCTCGGCTCCAGCTGCGCAACGTCACCAACTGGCCGAACAATAGTCCTTGGGCGGATCAGTCGATTTCTTATACGTACGACGCGCGTGGCAACAGGACGAGCGAAAACTACAGCGGTTCCTCGGTGCAGTCGGAGTACACCAGCGCCTTTCCGAATGTGGATCAGCTTGTCACGCGCAAGTACTCGGCGCCGGCGTGTCTGCCGGGTGCCTGTCTTTCCTATGGCATCACAGCCCGTTATCAGCACGATATGTCGGGCCGTGTGAGCAATATGTCGTGGTATCTCAGTCAAACGGAAACCCAGCCGTACTACTCGCTTACCCTCAACGCGACCACGGCTTCTCCAATGGATTTGGGAGCGGTCTACCGGCAGGTTTCGAGCACCCAACTGGGAGGTCCTGGCAGCAACTACGAATACTTCTATGATTCCGTTGGCAGGCGCCGCTTGAAGCGCAGTTGGGATGGGCGTGAAGACGAGTACTTCTACTCGGGGACGCAGTTGCTCGTGGATGTCGGGCAGATTTCCGCCAACCCGAGCACGACGGACTACGTGTTGGACGAGTACGTCTGGCTGGATGGCCGGCCGGTGGCGCTCATCAAGTCCCGCTTCGCGCATTCCCCGTTCCTTCGGATGGCGGACAACACCCAGGATTGTTCGCGCTTCGGCGTGGATACGGACGTTCCCTGCGGCACCTACTTCCCGGTGACGGATGGCCTTGGGAAGCCAGTTCTCCTGCTGGACTCGAAGGGGCGGATCAGTGGCGTCGGCGACTACGAGCCCTTCGGTCACGTCAACCGGCGCACTCACTTCGCAGCCAACCAGAACATGATGTACTACCCCTATATGGCCAAGCTCAATGCGCCCACGAGCGCAGGGCTGACGACCCAGGTGCGGGCCCGTCTTGAGTGGATCCAGACGAACAAGCAGGGGCGAATCATGCTGACGGATATTGACGGTGAAACCCTGCCAGGATTCGGTAGCGGTGTTGGGGAAATCTCGGGTGGGGTCAAGGGGCGGGTGATGACCAGGGGGTGGGTGGGGACGCCCTCTGACGGCACCTTCTACGTGAGCCAGGGGCCGGACACGTCCGATGATTGGATTCCTACGGTGGGATATCTCAGCGGCTTCGAATACCGCCGGTTCGAGCCGAACGCGAAGCCGGTGTGGCTGCCCCTGCGTCTGCCGGGCCAGTACTACGATCCGGAGACGGACTTGTTCGAGAACTGGAACCGGTACTACGACCCGAGTATTGGGCGCTACTTGGCGCCGGAGCCGCTTGCCTCTAGCCCGTCCGCAATGCTGAGCGGGGCCAAATCTGGGATGTCGATGTTGATGTATTCATATGCTCAGAATAATCCGATTTCCATGAAAGATGCGGATGGGAATAAAGTCGCATTCAATTTGAGTCACGATGATGTCATTGCCTTGTTTACGGCAACGGGGCTGACTGTGGGCGACCTGGACACGATGTTCAGGGAGAAGATTGGGGCGAAATACAAAGCTCTCGCTGATGATGCGAATTTTGTGGCCAATGTGTGGTCGGTTGGTAGTTTTGGAGCCAAAACCCAGGCCCTTTGGCGTGCGAGAGTCGATGGGGCGGGAGGGGTGTCGGAGCCAATAAACGCTGGAGCCGCATCGATGTCTGTTGTTGATTTGGGGATGGTTTCGAGCGCCAAGTATCAAGCCGCGTTTGCCTCTGCGAAGTTGGGCGATGACCCGCTATGGGGCCCGCCTGTGTCGACTACACTGCCTGCGTACATTGCACACGAACTCGGTCATGCTTGGTCGTACATGAATGGACATCTGCCAGGTTCGCAGGGGTCTATTGATGCTGCTCTGGAGTTCGAGGCTGCTGTTCGTCCTAAGCCGTGGGTGCCAAGTCTCTTGGGTCCTTCTGTTGGTGGTCCCCGCACAAAGGAGAAGCCGTGACGGGATTCTGTGTGAGATATGGTTTTCGGGCTGTGTTGCTACTTCATGTTGCGGGACTGGTTGCTGGCTGTGCTCATCGAAAGCCTTGTGTCAGTCAATCGGATTGTAATGCCGAGGCAGTTTGCACAGGTGTCGTAGGGAAGCTGGCCTGTGCTCCGCGCTGTGATCCTTTTTCGGAATCGCCGTGCCCGGATGGCTTGGGTTGCTACCCTCAGCGTATCGACCCCGTTGAGTCGGACTGGGCCTGCGTTGTGGTTGATAGCTAGGTCAAGGAGTTGACTGGAGGATGATGCCGTCCGAGCGGAGATGGGCCTGCTTGGACGGCGTTCTTGGTGGGAGTGTTATTGTCGACTTTCCATCCCTGGGTCAGATTTCAATAAGACCCTGTAGTGCAGGAGGACACGGCGCGGGTGGACTTCTCGAAGATAGCCTGGAGGCTTCATGGCTCGGTGCCGATGCCTTCGTCGCTCACACTCCGCCTTGCCCGGCCCCGGTCACGCTCCACACGCAGCGTGACCGGGGCGTACTTCAGTGCGTTGACCAGCAGGCTGCTCGCCACCAGTTCCAGTCGGTGGCGGTCCCAGCGGCCAAGAAAGAGGTGTCGGCGATCTTCGGACGAATGGAGA
This DNA window, taken from Corallococcus coralloides DSM 2259, encodes the following:
- a CDS encoding carboxypeptidase-like regulatory domain-containing protein, whose amino-acid sequence is MMTLKTRGSVLCALLMAVVLSACDPDAEDPKKDPVGNEPRPGRVTGVVLSEEGDPLKDFEVTLLETDTTVISDAQGKFTFESLKPGNYTLMASGPGYDIEQQEVEVEAGMTIAMSFNLKATLIQVSGKAQDAAGAALVGVYISILDYETNEVLERATTNTSGEFSVDLAPGLYTIEAERDGFKTWSDMLIVIQDMDPVSITLQPEG
- the carB gene encoding carbamoyl-phosphate synthase large subunit, which gives rise to MPKRTDIRKVLVIGSGPIVIGQAVEFDYSGTQAIKALRDEGVEVVLLNSNPATVMTDPEFAHRTYIEPITVEAAEKILAAERPDSLLPTMGGQTALNLAKALAERGILEKYGVRLIGASLEAINKAEDRQLFKAAMQKIGVALPKSGYATTLTDAMALVEEIGFPAIIRPSFTLGGTGGGIAYNREEFEAICRSGLKASPTSTILVEESVLGWKEYELEVVRDSADNVIIICSIENLDPMGVHTGDSITVAPAQTLTDREYQRMRQASLAIIREIGVDTGGSNIQFGIHPRDGRMVVIEMNPRVSRSSALASKATGYPIAKVAAKLALGYTLDELRNDITRDTPASFEPTLDYVVVKVPRFNFEKFPKADRTLTTSMRSVGEVMAIGRTFPEAYMKALRSMELGRVGLESPELPTEKEEREKVLHEGLRVPRPERPWFVAQAFREGMTVEQVHQLSAIDPWFLRHIEALVREAQSLADIGRLDHLADDVLRQAKAHGFSDKYLGNLMGYPEAEVRAHRHARGIRPVFKRVDTCAAEFEAYTPYLYSTYEEEDEAPPTDRQKVLILGSGPIRIGQGIEFDYACVHAAFALREAGYETVMVNCNPETVSTDYDTSDRLYFEPLTIEDVLEVSQREKPVGAIVQFGGQTPLRLSVPLEQAGLPILGTSPDAIDRAEDREKFAKLIEKLGLKQPENGVARSHAEAFKVAERIGYPVMVRPSYVLGGRAMETVYDAASLERYMREAVSASPEHPVLIDRFLKDAIEVDLDLVADRTGQVLIGGVLEHIQEAGVHSGDAAATLPPHSLSPDLVERMKDQAISMARELGVVGLMNVQFAIQGKNIYILEVNPRASRTVPFISKATGVPMAKIAALCMVGKTLKELGRTEEPEFRHVAVKESVFPFARFAGVDVILGPEMKSTGEVMGLAEDYASAFAKSQLAAGVKLPKSGRVFISVKDEDKPAVVDLAKRLRSMGFSLTATAGTHDYLLTKGIESQRVQKVKEGRPNIVDKIVDGEIVLVINTTFGKQEIADSFSIRREALMHSVPYYTTVQAARMAVGALESLKRSELAVKPLQAYLYGENGVPQARR